One genomic window of Maribacter aquivivus includes the following:
- a CDS encoding geranylgeranylglycerol-phosphate geranylgeranyltransferase: MLNRRNKLLLLKVLSLFSVVRGYNILVIALAQYLASIYILAPELPVRKVVFDVNLFVIVIASAMVIAAGYIINNFYDAEKDLINKPRKSMLDRLVSQRFKLTTYFVLNFFAVIAASYVSFKAVFFFSSYIFGIWIYSHKLKKIPFLGNFISATLAITPFFVVFIYYKNIQPVIFMHAVFLFLLILAREMIKDLENISGDLAQNYRTIPIIYGARTSKILISLLILLTLVPSLLLIFKFDVGYMNFYFMLCVVLLVLFVFLLFKAKARKDYVWLHNILKLIIVMGVFGILLIDVDLVLNRIL, translated from the coding sequence ATGCTTAATAGAAGAAATAAACTCTTACTTTTAAAAGTACTGAGTCTGTTTTCAGTGGTTAGGGGGTATAACATTCTAGTTATAGCCCTAGCTCAATATTTGGCGTCTATTTATATTTTAGCACCAGAGCTTCCTGTTCGTAAAGTAGTTTTTGACGTTAATCTTTTCGTTATCGTAATAGCTTCAGCTATGGTTATTGCTGCTGGTTATATTATTAATAATTTCTACGACGCAGAAAAAGACCTCATTAATAAACCCCGAAAGAGTATGCTGGATCGCTTGGTAAGCCAGCGATTTAAGCTAACGACATATTTTGTACTCAATTTTTTTGCGGTAATTGCGGCCAGTTATGTATCGTTTAAAGCGGTTTTCTTTTTCTCATCATATATTTTCGGTATTTGGATCTATTCGCATAAGTTGAAGAAAATTCCGTTTTTAGGTAATTTTATTTCAGCCACTTTGGCAATTACGCCATTCTTTGTCGTATTCATTTACTACAAGAATATTCAGCCAGTGATTTTTATGCATGCAGTATTTCTTTTTTTATTGATACTAGCACGAGAAATGATCAAGGATTTAGAAAATATTTCAGGAGATTTAGCTCAGAATTACAGAACTATTCCGATAATTTACGGAGCACGAACTTCTAAAATTCTTATCAGTTTATTGATTTTATTGACCCTTGTGCCATCATTACTGCTGATTTTCAAGTTCGATGTGGGGTATATGAACTTTTATTTTATGCTTTGTGTGGTATTGCTAGTCCTCTTTGTATTTCTTTTATTCAAGGCAAAAGCCCGTAAAGACTATGTTTGGCTGCATAATATTCTAAAACTAATTATAGTAATGGGAGTCTTTGGTATTCTACTAATAGATGTTGACCTTGTTTTAAACAGAATACTATAG
- a CDS encoding BaiN/RdsA family NAD(P)/FAD-dependent oxidoreductase translates to MYDVLVIGGGAAGFYAAIHIAEKRPNTKIAILERGKDVLTKVKISGGGRCNVTHAEFNPADLSKNYPRGEKELLGPFHNYASGDTVGFFEERGVALKIEEDGRMFPVSNSSQTIIDCFISEVDRLGVQVKTLCSVSGIEQIEEEGAKIWKVAIGESFMYCKKLILATGSNPKMWKYIEALGHTIVPPVPSLFTFNIKDERMADIPGVATHAEVNVIPKKNFGKKTGKTKLDTSVLSSDGPLLVTHWGMSGPAILKLSAWGARILEQYNYQFKIQVNWVPEYHQNGLLELFLKVKQVEKKTILRTKVLDIPKRLWANLVKAAGIDDTMTWPEVSKHQLTSLAEQLTAGIFQVNGKSTFKEEFVTAGGLDLKEINFKTYESKFLPSLYFAGEIINIDAITGGFNFQNAWTGGYIAANGVVDELNANTP, encoded by the coding sequence ATGTACGACGTTTTAGTAATTGGTGGTGGTGCTGCAGGTTTTTATGCAGCAATACATATCGCAGAAAAAAGACCAAATACTAAAATAGCTATTTTAGAACGTGGTAAAGATGTATTGACCAAGGTGAAAATTTCTGGTGGTGGTCGCTGTAATGTTACGCACGCAGAATTTAATCCGGCAGATTTAAGCAAGAACTATCCTAGAGGAGAAAAAGAACTATTAGGTCCTTTTCATAACTATGCCAGTGGTGATACCGTTGGTTTTTTTGAAGAACGTGGTGTGGCTTTAAAGATAGAGGAAGATGGCAGAATGTTTCCGGTTAGTAATTCATCACAAACAATTATAGACTGTTTTATTTCTGAGGTAGATAGATTAGGTGTTCAGGTGAAAACACTTTGTTCGGTAAGTGGAATTGAACAAATTGAGGAAGAAGGAGCTAAGATTTGGAAGGTTGCCATAGGTGAGAGTTTTATGTACTGCAAAAAGCTCATTTTGGCAACGGGTAGCAATCCTAAAATGTGGAAGTATATTGAAGCGTTAGGACATACCATTGTTCCGCCCGTACCATCATTGTTTACTTTTAATATAAAAGATGAGCGTATGGCAGATATACCCGGTGTCGCTACACATGCCGAGGTAAACGTAATACCCAAAAAGAATTTTGGTAAAAAGACAGGAAAAACAAAATTAGATACATCTGTTTTAAGCTCAGACGGACCATTATTGGTTACCCACTGGGGAATGAGCGGACCGGCTATTTTAAAACTCTCTGCATGGGGAGCTAGAATTTTAGAGCAGTATAATTACCAATTCAAAATTCAAGTGAATTGGGTTCCGGAATATCACCAAAACGGATTGTTAGAATTGTTTTTGAAAGTAAAGCAAGTTGAAAAGAAAACTATTTTAAGAACCAAGGTGTTGGATATTCCTAAGCGTTTATGGGCAAACTTGGTAAAAGCAGCTGGTATTGATGATACTATGACCTGGCCAGAAGTATCAAAGCATCAATTAACTTCATTAGCAGAACAACTGACTGCGGGCATTTTTCAAGTAAACGGTAAAAGTACTTTTAAAGAAGAGTTTGTGACAGCTGGGGGTTTAGATTTAAAGGAGATTAATTTTAAAACCTACGAAAGTAAATTTCTGCCAAGTCTGTATTTTGCAGGGGAAATCATAAATATAGATGCCATTACTGGCGGATTCAATTTTCAAAATGCTTGGACAGGTGGTTATATCGCAGCCAACGGAGTTGTGGACGAATTGAACGCTAACACTCCTTAA
- a CDS encoding PorP/SprF family type IX secretion system membrane protein gives MQNLYKNIALIAFILVAYTNNALAQQTPTFSEYNYNPYLVNSAFAGLAPSAEIGISNTGTFNQFEGSPKSFALSFHTPLNRGKVGLGAGLIRDEVGVTTSTSAFATYSYKIFFDTKKNRPYWQIYTPNSLSFSISPGVQQYQDNLLELGIMDDPNFAMNINATIPTIGLGFLLNLANVYVGISTPNVIGDMLVSDDNVEINVPYYGYLGYRFFSNKFEELMVKPNLLLKYENGAPFQVDMNIAVSYRNRFELGTGYRTNSSINLLAGVYLFKNIRAIYSYNVAMNDSPLGNTHGIIATYRFGKGFSRD, from the coding sequence ATGCAGAATTTATATAAAAATATCGCTTTAATAGCATTCATTCTTGTTGCATACACCAATAACGCATTGGCTCAGCAAACTCCTACTTTCTCTGAGTACAATTACAACCCGTACCTAGTGAATTCTGCCTTTGCAGGATTGGCTCCAAGTGCAGAGATTGGCATTAGCAATACAGGTACTTTTAATCAATTTGAAGGTAGTCCTAAAAGTTTCGCCCTAAGTTTTCATACGCCTCTAAATAGAGGTAAAGTTGGGTTGGGCGCAGGTTTAATTCGTGATGAAGTTGGGGTTACCACCTCAACAAGTGCTTTTGCCACTTACTCATACAAAATCTTTTTTGACACCAAAAAAAATAGACCTTATTGGCAAATATACACCCCTAATTCATTATCATTTTCCATATCACCCGGTGTGCAGCAATATCAAGATAATTTACTAGAACTTGGTATTATGGACGACCCTAATTTTGCTATGAATATTAATGCCACTATACCAACTATCGGATTAGGATTTCTTCTAAATCTTGCTAATGTATATGTAGGAATTTCTACACCAAATGTAATTGGTGATATGCTAGTATCCGATGATAATGTTGAAATTAACGTTCCGTATTATGGCTATTTAGGATACCGCTTCTTTTCAAACAAATTTGAAGAATTAATGGTTAAGCCAAACTTATTATTGAAGTATGAAAATGGCGCTCCATTTCAAGTAGACATGAATATCGCTGTCAGTTACAGAAACAGATTTGAACTAGGAACAGGTTATAGAACTAATTCGTCGATTAATCTTTTAGCTGGTGTCTATCTTTTCAAAAATATTAGAGCTATATACAGTTACAATGTAGCCATGAACGATTCTCCATTAGGTAATACCCATGGCATTATTGCCACTTACCGTTTTGGTAAGGGCTTTAGTAGAGATTAA
- a CDS encoding pseudouridine synthase: MSRDDSSRGKNASGRQGGNFKKKSYARGNAPIKKNVTPAKPQDPNSIRLNKYVANSGVCSRRDADIYIAAGNVTVNGKPITEMGYKVKLSDEVKFDGQLLNPVKREYVLLNKPKDFVTTVRDEKGKRHVSGLISSASKSKLLPVDKLEKEHTGLLLFTNDGSMTKVLKSPVNGMRKIYHLVLDQELRSADLKKIQEGVVVDEKAVRVQDVSFIADAPKREVGIEIYSSRNKIVERIFENLGYTIQRMDRVVYGGLTKKDLPRGHWRYLTDQEVINLKMIK; encoded by the coding sequence ATGAGTAGGGATGATTCTAGTAGAGGAAAAAATGCTTCAGGTAGGCAAGGTGGTAATTTTAAAAAGAAGAGCTATGCTCGTGGTAATGCGCCCATTAAAAAAAATGTGACGCCAGCCAAACCACAAGATCCAAATTCTATTAGACTAAATAAATATGTAGCCAACTCTGGGGTATGTTCTCGAAGAGATGCAGATATATATATTGCTGCAGGTAATGTAACTGTAAATGGAAAGCCTATTACAGAAATGGGATATAAGGTTAAGTTGAGCGATGAGGTAAAATTCGATGGTCAATTATTAAATCCTGTTAAGAGAGAATACGTCTTGTTGAACAAGCCTAAAGACTTTGTTACTACTGTACGAGATGAAAAAGGTAAAAGACACGTTTCTGGATTAATATCAAGTGCTTCTAAGTCAAAATTACTTCCGGTAGATAAATTGGAAAAAGAACATACAGGTTTACTTTTGTTTACCAATGATGGTAGTATGACCAAGGTGTTGAAAAGCCCTGTAAATGGCATGCGTAAAATTTATCATTTGGTTTTAGATCAAGAACTAAGAAGTGCCGATTTAAAGAAGATTCAAGAAGGTGTGGTTGTTGATGAAAAGGCAGTTCGTGTACAAGATGTAAGTTTTATTGCTGATGCTCCAAAAAGAGAAGTTGGTATTGAGATTTATAGTTCTAGAAATAAAATTGTAGAACGCATTTTTGAAAATTTAGGTTATACAATTCAAAGAATGGATAGGGTTGTTTATGGTGGTCTTACTAAAAAAGATTTACCAAGAGGACACTGGAGGTATTTGACCGATCAAGAGGTTATAAATCTTAAGATGATCAAATAA
- a CDS encoding mevalonate kinase family protein — protein sequence MKGPLFYSKILLFGEYGIIKDSKGLSIPYNFYKGALKSDASVSKEATKSNESLAAFALYLEELTVEEPSLVSFDLDLLKADVAEGMYFDSSIPQGYGVGSSGALVAAIYDKYAQEKITVLENLTREKLLKLKTIFGKMESFFHGKSSGLDPLNSYLSLPILINSKDNIESTSIPSQNIEGKGAVFLLDSGIIGETAPMVQIFMEQMKNDGFRKMLKNQFIKHTDACVEDFVNGNIQSLFGNLKQLSHVVLDNFKPMIPAKFHDLWKNGIDTNDYYLKLCGSGGGGYILGFTEDFEKAKTALKDYKLEVVYNF from the coding sequence ATGAAAGGACCTCTTTTTTATTCAAAAATTCTTCTCTTCGGAGAGTATGGTATCATTAAAGATTCAAAAGGATTATCAATACCCTATAATTTTTATAAGGGAGCTTTGAAATCTGATGCCAGCGTTTCAAAAGAGGCTACAAAATCTAACGAAAGTTTAGCAGCATTTGCTCTTTATTTAGAAGAGTTAACTGTTGAAGAGCCAAGTTTGGTTTCTTTTGATTTAGACCTGTTAAAAGCTGATGTTGCTGAAGGTATGTATTTTGACAGTTCTATACCACAAGGTTATGGTGTAGGTAGTAGTGGTGCTTTGGTAGCAGCTATTTATGACAAATATGCGCAAGAAAAAATAACGGTTCTTGAGAACTTAACCAGAGAAAAACTATTGAAGCTTAAAACGATATTCGGTAAAATGGAGTCGTTTTTTCACGGTAAATCATCTGGGCTTGATCCATTGAATAGTTACTTGAGTCTTCCAATTCTTATAAATTCTAAAGACAATATTGAGTCTACTAGCATACCTTCACAAAATATAGAAGGTAAAGGAGCCGTATTCTTATTAGATAGCGGTATTATTGGAGAAACTGCACCAATGGTTCAGATTTTCATGGAGCAAATGAAGAATGACGGTTTTCGTAAAATGCTAAAAAATCAATTCATAAAGCATACAGATGCTTGTGTAGAAGATTTTGTAAACGGCAATATTCAGTCATTGTTCGGTAATTTGAAGCAATTATCCCATGTTGTTTTAGATAATTTTAAACCTATGATTCCTGCTAAGTTTCATGACTTATGGAAAAACGGAATTGATACTAATGATTACTACTTAAAGCTTTGTGGCTCAGGTGGTGGTGGTTACATCTTAGGTTTTACCGAAGATTTTGAAAAAGCTAAAACTGCGTTAAAAGATTATAAATTAGAAGTAGTCTATAATTTTTAG
- a CDS encoding zinc-binding metallopeptidase family protein, with protein MKLFQCTNCKNTVVFENNKCVNCSYLLGYSSYYNKIVSLDVNAAKWQLPELEGKTYTYCKNHKYNVCNWLVDVERGNEFCLACSLNRTIPDILDDDNLKKWQHIEIAKHRLVYQLLRFRLPIVSKTIDDLKGFCFDFLAKDDLPEESKNLKTGHANGVITLLISEADPVVREQVKQQMSERYRTLLGHFRHEVGHYFWDLLIRDNPDVLAEFRTIFGDDSQSYADALNNYYNNGPQANWQQRFISKYASSHPWEDWAETWSHYLHLTDVLETAYNFGLKTDPKITAKKNLKMNASFDSYKEISFKKVLNTGMPLLFALNSMSRSMGEDDPYPFIISKPVEKKLEFIHRLLKSV; from the coding sequence ATGAAATTATTTCAGTGTACAAACTGTAAGAATACAGTTGTTTTCGAGAATAACAAGTGTGTAAACTGCAGCTATCTACTAGGGTATTCTTCTTATTACAATAAGATAGTTTCCTTAGATGTAAATGCTGCAAAATGGCAACTTCCAGAATTGGAAGGCAAAACCTATACATACTGTAAAAATCACAAATACAATGTTTGTAATTGGCTTGTAGATGTTGAAAGAGGAAATGAGTTTTGTTTAGCATGCAGTTTAAATAGAACCATACCAGATATTCTAGATGATGACAATCTTAAAAAATGGCAACACATTGAAATTGCCAAACATAGATTGGTTTATCAATTATTACGATTTAGACTACCTATTGTAAGCAAGACTATAGACGATTTAAAAGGATTTTGTTTCGATTTTTTGGCGAAAGATGATTTGCCAGAGGAGTCAAAGAATTTAAAAACCGGTCATGCAAATGGCGTAATTACCCTATTAATTTCTGAAGCAGATCCTGTTGTTCGAGAACAAGTTAAACAACAAATGTCTGAACGTTATAGAACCTTGCTCGGTCATTTTAGACATGAGGTTGGACATTACTTTTGGGACCTGCTTATTCGTGATAATCCTGATGTTTTGGCTGAATTTAGAACTATTTTCGGAGATGATTCTCAGTCGTATGCAGATGCGTTAAACAATTATTACAACAATGGTCCGCAAGCGAATTGGCAGCAACGTTTCATAAGTAAGTATGCATCATCTCACCCTTGGGAAGATTGGGCAGAAACATGGTCGCATTATCTGCACTTGACCGATGTTTTGGAAACCGCATATAATTTCGGACTCAAAACAGATCCTAAAATAACAGCCAAGAAAAATTTAAAGATGAATGCTAGTTTCGATTCTTATAAAGAAATCAGTTTTAAAAAGGTATTGAATACTGGTATGCCGTTACTGTTCGCATTAAATAGTATGAGCCGTTCTATGGGAGAAGACGATCCTTATCCTTTTATAATTTCGAAACCTGTGGAGAAAAAATTGGAATTCATTCATAGATTATTGAAGAGTGTTTAA
- a CDS encoding diphosphomevalonate/mevalonate 3,5-bisphosphate decarboxylase family protein produces MSEKEFIPAPYTTLKEEGTVSYSSPSNIALVKYWGKRENQIPANPSISFTLAACVTKTSVQYKKKAKKSEEFSFDLFFEGEAKEEFKPKINTFLKRIEVYLPFLKEYHFVINTSNSFPHSSGIASSASGMSALALCFMEMERTFLKNLSEEHFNRKVSFLSRLGSGSACRSIEGPLVQWGETASIEGSSNLFGIKYPYKVHEVFNNFHDTILLVDKGEKQVSSTVGHELMHGHPFAAQRFDQAHTNLEKLKSVLTDGSLDTFINIVESEALTLHAMMMTSNPYFILMKPNTLSIINAIWKFRQESNTHVCFTLDAGANVHVLYPENEKDIVFPFIKEKLVPFCQNGQYICDRIGLGAKKL; encoded by the coding sequence ATGTCAGAAAAAGAATTTATTCCAGCACCATATACCACATTGAAAGAAGAAGGCACAGTATCGTATTCTTCGCCCAGTAATATTGCTTTGGTAAAGTATTGGGGTAAGAGAGAGAATCAGATACCTGCCAACCCATCTATCAGTTTTACATTGGCTGCATGTGTTACTAAAACTAGTGTGCAGTATAAAAAGAAAGCTAAAAAAAGCGAGGAGTTCTCCTTTGACTTATTTTTTGAAGGCGAAGCAAAAGAAGAATTTAAGCCAAAAATAAATACATTTTTAAAAAGAATAGAAGTCTATCTGCCGTTTTTAAAAGAGTACCACTTTGTTATAAATACATCAAATTCTTTTCCGCATAGTAGTGGTATAGCATCATCTGCGAGCGGTATGTCAGCTTTGGCATTATGTTTTATGGAAATGGAGAGGACTTTTTTAAAGAATCTTTCTGAAGAGCATTTTAACAGAAAAGTTTCATTTTTATCTCGTTTAGGTTCCGGTAGTGCTTGTCGCAGTATTGAAGGACCTTTGGTACAATGGGGAGAAACAGCTTCAATTGAAGGAAGCTCAAATCTGTTTGGTATAAAGTATCCGTATAAAGTACATGAGGTATTCAATAATTTTCATGATACCATTTTGTTGGTAGATAAAGGAGAAAAGCAGGTGAGTAGTACGGTGGGTCATGAGTTAATGCACGGACATCCGTTCGCGGCTCAACGATTTGACCAGGCACATACCAATTTAGAGAAGTTAAAGTCTGTTTTAACAGATGGTAGTTTAGATACATTCATAAATATTGTAGAAAGTGAGGCACTTACATTACATGCGATGATGATGACGAGCAATCCGTATTTCATACTAATGAAGCCAAATACCCTTTCTATAATTAATGCGATTTGGAAATTTAGGCAAGAATCTAATACCCATGTTTGCTTTACATTAGATGCAGGTGCAAATGTGCATGTATTATATCCGGAAAATGAAAAGGATATCGTTTTTCCATTTATAAAAGAGAAGTTAGTGCCTTTTTGTCAAAATGGGCAGTATATTTGCGATCGAATTGGTCTGGGTGCTAAGAAGTTGTAG
- a CDS encoding glycerophosphodiester phosphodiesterase — MLKRIALAFICITLASCNMKEEPLVIGHRGAMGHETENTLPSIQKAMDLGVDMIEIDVFKIKSGEIVVFHDDQLDRLTNAPGNIEDYYIVDLMQVIVEGGHKIPMLQDVLKLIDNKVALNIELKGAGTADKVNHIMNYYIEQRNWSAENFIISSFNWDELKEMRKHNPNVAIAVLTEENPVDAIPVAKELNAVAINPYFKNLDLEKANEIRDAGFKIYTWTVNEPADIDSMKRIGVDGIITNFPERVK; from the coding sequence ATGCTCAAAAGAATTGCCTTAGCTTTTATTTGTATCACTTTAGCATCTTGTAATATGAAAGAAGAACCGTTAGTAATTGGTCATAGAGGTGCTATGGGACACGAAACTGAAAACACCTTGCCATCTATTCAAAAAGCAATGGATTTGGGTGTTGATATGATAGAGATCGATGTCTTTAAAATTAAAAGTGGAGAGATTGTAGTTTTTCATGACGATCAACTTGATCGATTAACAAATGCCCCAGGTAATATTGAAGATTATTATATTGTTGATTTAATGCAGGTAATTGTTGAAGGTGGTCATAAAATACCAATGCTTCAAGATGTTTTAAAGCTAATTGACAATAAGGTTGCTTTAAACATAGAGCTTAAAGGTGCGGGTACTGCAGATAAGGTTAACCATATCATGAATTACTATATTGAACAAAGAAATTGGTCTGCAGAGAATTTTATAATCTCAAGTTTTAATTGGGACGAGCTGAAGGAAATGCGTAAGCATAACCCAAATGTAGCTATTGCAGTCTTGACCGAAGAAAACCCTGTAGATGCTATACCTGTGGCTAAAGAATTGAATGCCGTAGCAATTAATCCGTATTTTAAAAATTTAGATTTAGAAAAGGCAAATGAGATTAGAGATGCCGGTTTTAAAATTTATACTTGGACGGTTAATGAGCCTGCAGATATTGATTCAATGAAACGTATTGGGGTAGACGGCATTATTACAAACTTTCCAGAACGGGTAAAATAA
- a CDS encoding TspO/MBR family protein has translation MKRKLTYIFIGIAICSVIGFLNSVVTQSSVNGWYMTLNKPSFNPPNWIFAPVWSALYIMMGISAGWVWAKGFHHKWVKTGLYHFGFQLLLNGLWSIVFFGLKQPFYGLLVIMALLVVLSLTIKWFNVVSKFAAILLIPYLLWVCFATALNYKIWELN, from the coding sequence TTGAAAAGAAAGCTTACATACATTTTTATTGGTATTGCCATATGCTCGGTTATTGGATTTCTTAATAGCGTGGTTACGCAAAGCTCTGTAAACGGATGGTACATGACTTTAAACAAACCAAGTTTTAACCCGCCAAACTGGATTTTCGCTCCGGTATGGAGCGCTCTATATATTATGATGGGTATTTCTGCCGGTTGGGTCTGGGCTAAAGGCTTTCATCACAAGTGGGTAAAAACCGGATTATATCACTTTGGTTTTCAACTACTTTTAAATGGATTGTGGAGTATTGTATTCTTCGGACTTAAACAACCGTTTTATGGACTGCTCGTAATTATGGCACTTCTAGTAGTTTTATCTCTTACTATTAAATGGTTCAATGTCGTTAGCAAATTTGCAGCCATATTGCTAATTCCGTATTTACTTTGGGTCTGTTTCGCTACAGCTTTGAATTACAAAATTTGGGAGTTGAATTAA
- a CDS encoding DUF1697 domain-containing protein, with amino-acid sequence METYIAFLRGINVSGKHKIPMAELRELCKSIKLKDVETYIQSGNLVFKCELQKTSELESLISKAILKSFGFEVPVIVKTTSQLHQILNENPFESEDEVIRKQIYFVLLNNTTNVEELSKFKGESYANEEFSISKNCVYLKCKAGYGKAKLNNNLVERKLKVLATTRNYRTMHKLLELSR; translated from the coding sequence ATGGAAACATACATCGCATTCTTAAGAGGGATAAATGTCAGCGGAAAACATAAAATACCGATGGCGGAACTTCGAGAATTATGCAAAAGTATAAAGCTTAAAGATGTTGAGACATACATTCAAAGTGGTAATTTAGTTTTCAAATGTGAACTTCAGAAAACATCAGAATTAGAATCTCTCATTTCTAAAGCTATTTTAAAAAGTTTTGGTTTTGAAGTGCCTGTAATAGTAAAGACAACTTCGCAGCTACATCAAATTCTAAATGAGAATCCGTTTGAATCGGAAGATGAAGTCATTAGAAAGCAAATCTATTTTGTATTGCTAAATAATACTACGAATGTAGAAGAGCTTTCTAAGTTTAAAGGAGAATCGTACGCTAACGAAGAGTTTTCAATTTCTAAAAACTGTGTGTATCTAAAGTGTAAAGCTGGGTATGGTAAAGCCAAGTTGAATAATAATTTGGTAGAGCGAAAACTGAAAGTTTTGGCAACTACCAGAAATTATAGAACCATGCATAAATTATTAGAGTTGAGTAGATAG
- a CDS encoding alpha-amylase family glycosyl hydrolase produces the protein MNSKIVIYHVFTRLFGNTKTNNKPWGTIEENGVGKFADFNKKALVEIKDLGITHIWFTGIPHHAVINDYTEIGISNDDPAVVKGRAGSPYAVKDYYNVNPDLAKDPSKRLKEFKSLIDRTHKAGMKVIIDIVPNHVARKYEGKTNPKGISDFGFGDDTSVEYQKDNNFYYIPGTEFKTPQWRDGYVPLGGSVPDFSYSKLEEIPAKWTGNGSRSPQPDMNDWYETVRINYGVRPDGRLDFDMLPNDFGEKDYEEHFNYWKKRVVPSSWRKFRDVALYWLAMGVDGFRYDMAEMVPVEFWSFMNSSIKMKNPDAFIMAEVYNPDLYRTYIHKGKMDYLYDKVDFYDGLKHIMKGYGWSDHLPVVQNGLQDIEHNMLHFLENHDEQRIASPEFVGNAEIGRPAMVVSATISTSPTMIYFGQEVGEPAAEHAGFGSPSRTSIFDYVGVPHHQRWVNNKKFDGGQSTPEEASLRDFYKRLLNFTISSEALMGAYREIHFYNKEITENYNHRVLSYVRWSENQKLIVVANFDVNDHFSFDLKLPVDLMNTWQLKEGSYLLQDALYGHKNSLRVENGEGHIVINLNPLESFIFELKS, from the coding sequence ATGAATAGTAAGATTGTAATTTATCATGTGTTTACCAGGCTTTTTGGTAACACCAAGACCAACAACAAACCTTGGGGCACTATTGAAGAAAATGGAGTAGGTAAGTTTGCAGATTTTAATAAAAAGGCACTCGTAGAAATAAAAGATTTAGGTATTACCCATATTTGGTTTACCGGTATTCCGCATCATGCGGTTATCAATGACTATACTGAGATTGGTATTTCTAATGATGACCCGGCAGTGGTTAAAGGTAGAGCTGGTTCACCTTACGCGGTTAAAGATTATTACAATGTTAACCCAGATTTAGCTAAAGACCCTTCAAAAAGGTTAAAGGAATTCAAATCTTTAATTGATCGTACACATAAGGCGGGTATGAAGGTGATTATTGATATTGTGCCTAATCATGTAGCTAGAAAGTATGAAGGAAAGACGAACCCTAAAGGGATTTCTGATTTCGGATTTGGCGATGATACATCTGTAGAATATCAAAAGGATAATAACTTTTATTACATCCCAGGAACGGAATTTAAAACTCCACAATGGCGAGATGGTTATGTGCCTTTAGGAGGAAGTGTACCTGATTTTTCATATTCTAAATTAGAGGAGATTCCCGCAAAATGGACCGGTAATGGTTCTCGTAGTCCGCAACCAGATATGAACGATTGGTATGAGACCGTTCGTATAAATTATGGTGTAAGACCAGATGGTAGGTTAGATTTTGATATGCTACCAAATGATTTCGGCGAGAAAGATTACGAAGAGCATTTTAATTATTGGAAAAAGAGAGTAGTACCTAGTTCTTGGCGCAAGTTTAGAGATGTTGCCTTGTATTGGTTGGCTATGGGTGTTGATGGCTTTCGGTATGATATGGCAGAAATGGTTCCGGTAGAGTTTTGGAGCTTTATGAATTCATCCATAAAAATGAAAAACCCCGATGCTTTTATAATGGCAGAGGTGTATAATCCAGATTTATATAGAACATATATCCATAAAGGAAAAATGGATTATTTATATGATAAGGTCGATTTTTATGATGGCTTAAAACATATAATGAAAGGTTACGGTTGGTCTGATCATTTACCGGTTGTTCAGAACGGTCTGCAAGATATAGAGCATAACATGCTTCACTTTTTAGAGAATCATGACGAGCAACGTATCGCTAGTCCAGAATTTGTAGGTAATGCTGAAATAGGCAGGCCTGCAATGGTAGTTTCTGCAACCATAAGTACATCGCCGACCATGATTTATTTTGGACAAGAAGTAGGTGAGCCAGCTGCTGAACATGCAGGCTTTGGGAGTCCGTCAAGAACATCAATATTCGATTATGTTGGTGTTCCCCATCATCAAAGATGGGTAAATAATAAAAAGTTCGATGGTGGTCAATCTACGCCAGAAGAAGCTTCGTTAAGGGACTTTTACAAACGATTGTTGAATTTTACTATTAGTAGTGAAGCTTTAATGGGTGCGTACCGTGAAATTCATTTTTATAATAAAGAAATTACTGAAAATTACAATCACCGTGTATTATCATATGTTCGCTGGTCAGAGAATCAAAAACTGATAGTTGTTGCCAATTTTGATGTCAACGACCATTTTTCTTTCGATTTAAAACTACCGGTTGATTTAATGAATACATGGCAATTAAAAGAAGGTAGTTATCTTTTACAAGATGCACTTTATGGTCATAAGAATTCATTACGAGTAGAAAATGGAGAAGGTCATATCGTAATCAACTTAAATCCTTTAGAATCCTTTATTTTTGAATTAAAATCTTAA